The Flavobacterium piscisymbiosum genome includes a region encoding these proteins:
- a CDS encoding hemolysin family protein, protein MEILIIFFLILLNGVFSMSEIALISARKNRLETAAKKGNKSAKIALDLANSPNKFLSTVQIGITLIGILTGIYSGDKITVDVETFVSGFAVLKPYAHSVAVGIVVVVLTFFSLVLGELLPKRIGLNYPEAIAKMVALPMKIISIITAPFIWLLTTSTDFLLNVFQIKPSADGKVTEEEIKAIIKEGTEGGEVQEIEQDIVERVFHIGDRKVNSLMTHRKSVDMLPFNADKTKIKELVLLDLHTVYPVYRDNYDDIVGIVTLKNIFANIESDHFDLGAIMIDAPYLMEQTTAYKALENFKKTGIHYALVSDEYGVFQGIITLNDILEALVGDASDFYKDEFQLIEREDGSWLVDGHYSLHDFLTYFELDELTNDYEVNTVSGMIMTELSHIPKEGEKLIWQKFVLEVIDMDGVKIDKVLVKALKE, encoded by the coding sequence TTGGAAATACTAATAATATTTTTTCTAATACTATTAAACGGAGTTTTCTCTATGTCTGAAATTGCACTTATTTCAGCAAGAAAAAACAGACTCGAAACTGCCGCAAAAAAAGGAAATAAAAGTGCTAAAATTGCGCTTGACTTAGCCAATTCGCCAAATAAGTTTTTATCTACAGTACAAATCGGAATTACACTAATCGGGATTTTGACCGGTATTTATAGTGGTGATAAAATAACCGTTGATGTAGAAACATTTGTTAGCGGATTTGCAGTTTTAAAACCTTACGCACATTCAGTTGCAGTGGGAATTGTTGTGGTGGTTTTAACATTTTTCTCATTAGTTTTAGGAGAATTATTGCCAAAACGAATCGGGTTGAATTATCCGGAAGCGATTGCAAAAATGGTTGCATTGCCAATGAAAATTATTTCGATTATTACAGCGCCTTTCATTTGGTTGCTTACGACTTCGACAGATTTTTTATTGAACGTTTTTCAAATAAAACCTTCCGCAGATGGTAAAGTAACCGAGGAAGAAATTAAAGCCATTATAAAAGAAGGAACAGAAGGCGGAGAAGTTCAGGAAATTGAACAAGATATCGTGGAACGTGTTTTTCATATTGGCGACCGAAAGGTAAATTCATTGATGACACACCGTAAATCGGTTGATATGTTGCCTTTTAATGCTGATAAAACCAAAATAAAGGAACTTGTTCTTTTGGATTTGCATACTGTTTATCCGGTTTACAGAGATAATTACGATGATATTGTTGGTATCGTAACCTTAAAGAATATATTTGCCAACATCGAAAGCGATCATTTCGATTTAGGTGCTATAATGATAGATGCCCCATATTTAATGGAGCAGACAACAGCTTACAAAGCCCTTGAAAATTTCAAAAAAACAGGAATTCATTATGCTTTAGTTTCTGATGAATATGGAGTTTTTCAGGGAATTATTACTTTGAATGATATTCTTGAAGCTTTGGTTGGAGATGCATCTGATTTTTATAAAGATGAATTTCAATTAATAGAAAGAGAAGATGGTTCATGGTTGGTAGATGGACATTATTCATTACATGATTTTCTAACTTATTTCGAGTTAGATGAACTAACAAATGATTACGAAGTAAATACCGTAAGCGGAATGATTATGACCGAGCTTTCTCATATCCCGAAAGAAGGCGAAAAACTAATCTGGCAAAAATTTGTGCTGGAAGTCATTGATATGGATGGCGTAAAGATTGATAAAGTGTTGGTGAAAGCACTTAAAGAGTAA
- a CDS encoding adenylate kinase, protein MINIVLFGKPGAGKGTQAEFLKEKYKLTHLSTGDIFRFNLKNDTDLGKKARVFMDNGELVPCEVTTAMLIDEVNKHPDTAGFLFDGYPRTLDQAQALDKFLPTIGSSVTATIALEADDEILVARLLERGKTSGRVDDQDEEKIRVRYQEYNEKTAPLIGYYKEQNKFYAVNGIGTIEEITERLTSVIDNL, encoded by the coding sequence ATGATTAATATTGTTTTATTTGGAAAGCCAGGAGCAGGAAAAGGAACTCAGGCAGAATTTTTAAAAGAAAAATACAAATTGACTCACCTTTCTACAGGAGATATTTTTCGTTTTAATTTAAAAAATGATACAGATTTAGGTAAAAAAGCAAGAGTTTTTATGGACAACGGAGAATTGGTTCCTTGCGAAGTTACCACTGCAATGTTAATAGACGAAGTAAACAAACATCCTGATACAGCAGGTTTCTTGTTCGATGGTTACCCAAGAACATTAGATCAGGCACAAGCACTGGATAAATTTTTACCAACAATTGGGTCAAGTGTTACTGCTACAATCGCATTAGAAGCCGATGATGAAATTTTGGTAGCGCGATTGTTAGAAAGAGGAAAAACAAGTGGAAGAGTTGATGATCAGGACGAAGAAAAAATTCGTGTAAGATATCAGGAATACAATGAAAAAACAGCTCCGCTAATTGGATATTATAAAGAACAAAACAAGTTTTATGCCGTAAACGGTATCGGAACTATCGAAGAAATTACAGAGCGATTAACGTCAGTTATAGATAATTTGTAG
- the hpt gene encoding hypoxanthine phosphoribosyltransferase, which produces MIQLHDKQFVPFISAKEIDFALTKLVAQVEDDFGDDTPIFIGVLNGAFMVVADFLKKYKSPCEVSFIKMASYEGTESTNTVKELIGINQDLSGRTVIIIEDIIDTGNTIEELKTMFKAQNVKHFKIATLFFKPDAYKKDIKIDYIGIRIPNKFIVGYGLDYDGLGRNLPEVYKLAE; this is translated from the coding sequence ATGATACAACTTCACGATAAACAATTTGTTCCGTTTATTTCGGCCAAAGAAATTGATTTTGCTTTGACCAAATTAGTAGCTCAGGTAGAAGATGATTTTGGAGATGATACTCCAATTTTTATTGGGGTTTTGAATGGTGCATTTATGGTCGTTGCAGATTTTTTAAAAAAGTACAAAAGCCCTTGCGAGGTTTCATTCATCAAAATGGCATCTTACGAAGGAACCGAATCTACTAATACCGTAAAGGAGTTAATAGGAATCAATCAGGATTTATCCGGCAGAACCGTAATTATCATCGAAGATATTATCGATACCGGAAACACGATCGAAGAATTAAAAACGATGTTTAAAGCGCAAAATGTAAAACATTTTAAAATTGCGACTTTGTTCTTTAAACCAGATGCCTATAAAAAAGACATCAAAATAGATTACATCGGAATCAGGATTCCAAATAAATTCATCGTGGGTTACGGATTAGACTACGATGGTTTAGGACGAAATTTACCCGAAGTATATAAATTGGCAGAATAA
- a CDS encoding PQQ-dependent sugar dehydrogenase — protein sequence MKTTAQIFSISLLAILTACNGQVKKEEKEALAKQPNIIVKTAIGDLTLPPPYATESKTNNSKVIGWPEGKTPIAPAGFTVTKFADRFENPRWTYIAPNDDIFVVESGTRTSKNQITVLRDKDKDGKFETREVFIKDLNKPFGMLVLKDFFYIANTDGLYRYPYKNNPLKLETQGTKILELPAGGYNNHWTRNIIANPEGTKIYVSVGSGSNVGENGMDKEVRRADILEINPDGTGEKIYAAGLRNPVGMDWNPANKELWTAVNERDELGDDLVPDYITSVKRDGFYGWPYSYYGNNLDPRMKGERKDLAAKSIVPDVPVGAHTASLGLAFYNKEAFPAKYKNGAFVGQHGSWNRAKISGYKVVFVPFTNGKPGKPEDFLTGFVANADKAEVYGRPVAVTVMQDGSLLVNDDSGNTIWKVTAKK from the coding sequence ATGAAAACCACGGCACAAATATTTTCAATATCCCTATTAGCCATACTGACGGCCTGCAACGGACAGGTTAAAAAAGAAGAAAAAGAAGCTCTTGCAAAACAACCCAATATAATTGTAAAAACAGCGATTGGCGATCTTACTTTGCCGCCGCCGTATGCAACAGAATCTAAAACAAATAATAGTAAAGTCATTGGCTGGCCTGAAGGAAAAACGCCAATTGCACCTGCAGGATTTACGGTTACAAAATTTGCTGATCGATTTGAAAATCCGCGTTGGACTTATATCGCGCCAAACGACGACATTTTTGTGGTAGAAAGCGGAACAAGAACCAGTAAAAATCAAATTACTGTTTTGCGTGATAAGGATAAAGACGGCAAATTTGAAACTCGCGAAGTTTTTATAAAAGACTTAAACAAACCTTTTGGAATGTTGGTGCTAAAAGACTTTTTCTACATTGCCAATACAGACGGATTATACCGATATCCTTATAAAAACAATCCGCTAAAATTAGAAACTCAGGGAACTAAAATTCTTGAACTTCCTGCCGGAGGTTACAACAATCACTGGACAAGAAATATAATTGCAAATCCAGAAGGAACAAAAATTTACGTTTCTGTAGGTTCCGGAAGTAATGTTGGTGAGAACGGAATGGACAAAGAAGTTCGTCGTGCCGATATTTTAGAAATTAATCCTGACGGAACCGGAGAAAAAATTTATGCTGCCGGACTTAGAAATCCTGTTGGAATGGACTGGAATCCTGCAAACAAGGAACTTTGGACAGCGGTAAACGAACGTGATGAATTGGGTGACGATCTTGTTCCTGATTATATTACAAGTGTAAAAAGAGATGGTTTCTACGGCTGGCCTTATTCTTATTACGGAAACAATCTTGACCCAAGAATGAAAGGCGAACGTAAAGATCTTGCTGCTAAATCTATTGTTCCTGATGTTCCTGTTGGTGCCCACACAGCATCTTTGGGATTGGCTTTTTATAATAAAGAAGCTTTCCCTGCAAAATATAAAAACGGAGCTTTCGTTGGTCAGCACGGATCATGGAATCGCGCCAAAATATCAGGTTATAAAGTAGTTTTCGTTCCTTTTACAAATGGAAAACCCGGAAAACCTGAAGACTTCCTGACTGGTTTTGTTGCAAATGCTGATAAAGCTGAAGTTTACGGGCGTCCTGTTGCTGTAACAGTTATGCAAGACGGATCGCTTTTGGTGAATGATGATAGTGGAAACACGATTTGGAAGGTAACGGCGAAAAAATAA